One Candidatus Nitrotoga arctica genomic window, ACATTACTGTAACTATGTATGTGCACGTTGGAGAAGAGAAGCGAATTGCGCACGTGTGCACCGCTAATGATGCAGCCTCCCGATACTAAAGAATCCACCGCCATACCGCGGCGAGTACTGTCATCAAATACGAATTTGGCTGGTGGTAATTGTTCCTGATACGTCCAGATTGGCCATTCCTGATCGTACATATTAAGGGCAGGGGTAACCTTGGTAAGTTCCATGTTAGCTTCCCAGTAGGCGTCTATAGTTCCCACATCTCGCCAATAGGGTACTTCACCATTCAGATTTACACAGCTATCTTCAAAACTCTGCGCAAACACACGGTAGTGCGCAGACACTAAATGCGGGATGATGTCCTTGCCGAAATCGTGGCTGGAATTCTTATCATCTGCGTCCCGCACCAATTGTTCGTACAGAAAGCGTGTGTTGAACACGTACACTCCCATACTGGCCAGCGCCATATCAGGGTTTCCCGGGATCGGAGTGGGATGATCAGGCTTCTCATTAAAGTTCACCACTCGTGATTCCATATTCACGCCCATTACACCGAATCCACAAGCATCTTTGATGGGAACCTCGATACAAGCAACAGTCATGTCGGCCTGCTTTTCTACATGGAAGGCGAGGAGTTTGCCGTAGTCCATCTTGTAGACGTGGTCACCCGCCAATAACAGCACGTAATCCGGATTAGTTGTGCGCATGATATCCAGATTTTGAAATACCGCATCGGCCGTGCCCCTATACCACATTTCCTCTATCCTTTGCTGAGCCGGCAGCACGTCAATGAATTCGCCGAACTGGCCATTCAGGAAACTCCAGCCGCGCTGAATATGCTGGATCAAACTGTGTGACTTGTATTGCGTCGCCACACCGATCCGTCTGATGCCAGAATTCACACAATTTGATAGCACAAAATCAATAATGCGAAACTTGCCGCCAAATGGCACCGCAGGCTTAGCCCGCCAGTCTGTAAGTTGATGTAGACGAGTGCCACGCCCCCCCGCCAGAATCATGGCGTAAGTGCTTTTAGTTATGGAACTCACAAAACGTAATTTTTCAGTTAGCGGCATGATTCCCCTCGTAGTCGTTGATTCTGAATCTTGTTCAGAACTGTATCAGATTGTAATTATAGCCGGGTCTTAATTGTGGTTATAATCACCTCACCATGAGAAAGAATCTTCGCATCAAACTTGATCCGCGTGCTGAATTATTGTTGCAAGGGCGACTGCATGATCCCTTCGCTTATCTTGGCCCACATCAGAAAAATGAAAGATATGTAGTGCGGGTATTTAACCCTCACGCAAGTGAAATCTGGCTGAAAACCGCGCATGGCGATGAAGCCCTAGAACGCGTTCATCCAGATGGATTATTCGAATGGTACGGTCGCGAAGAACCACGCCATCCCTATAGTCTGCGTATCATAGAAAACGAATCAGGGCTAAACAACGGAATTGAACGTTTAGTGCATGATTGCTATGCCTTTGCACCACAAATTTCCGATTTCGACCTGCACCTTTTTAACGAAGGAAAGTTACATCAGGCCTATCGCGTACTGGGCTCACATGCAATGCAAATTAACGGCATTCCAGGTGTGCGTTTTGCAGTGTGGGCGCCAAATGCCGAGCGAATCAGCGTAATCGGTGAATTTAACCGCTGGGATGGGCGCATCCATCCGATGGCGGCACATGGTTCCAGCGGCGTTTGGGAGTTATTTATCCCAGAAATTGAACAAGGCACGCTGTACAAATTTGAGATCCGCAACCATGCCGGGACCTTGCTGGTCAAAACCGACCCCTATGCCAACACGTTTGAATTGCGCCCTGGTACTGCTGCTCGCGCTGGATCTGCTATCCATCACACATGGCAGGATATAGAATGGACGAAGCAGCGTAACAACTGGGACTGGCTACACGCCCCACTCAATATCTACGAAATTCATGCGGGATCATGGAAACGTCACCCAGACGGACGTTTTTATACCTATCGCGAACTGGCTGAAAACCTTGTTCCCTATCTCAAAGACATGGGTTATACCCACGTTGAACTAATGCCTGTTTCGGAGCACCCGTTAGACGAGTCATGGGGTTACCAAGCGACTGGCTATTTCGCCGCGACCAGCCGCTTCGGATCCCTTGATGATTTATGCCACTTCGTAGATAACTGTCATCAGGCCGGAATTGGCGTGCTGCTCGACTGGGTGCCAGCGCATTTCCCGCAGGACGCGTTTGCGCTGGCGTATTTTGATGGCACCGCACTCTATGAACACGAAGATCCGCGCCTCGGCTTTCATCAAGACTGGGGCACGCACATTTTTAACTATGGTCGTAATGAGGTAAAAAGCTTTTTGTTGTCGAGTGCGCATTACTGGCTGTCGCAATTTCACTTCGATGGCCTGCGTGTGGATGCGGTGGCTTCCATGTTGTATCTCGATTATTCGCGTAGGGAAGGTGAATGGCTACCGAACAAATATGGCGGGCGAGAAAATCTCGAGGCCATCGAGTTCCTGCGCGAACTGAACATCATGGTACATGACGTATTTCCAGGTGCGTTGACACTAGCCGAGGAATCCACCTCATGGCCGGGGGTATCGCGTCCGGTGTATCTTGGTGGGCTTGGCTTTTCAATGAAATGGAACATGGGTTGGATGAATGACACACTTAGCTTCATGCAGTTAGACCCAGTTCACCGCCGCTATCATCTTAATCAACTTACCTTTAGTCAGCTTTATGCTTATAGCGAAAATTTCATGCTGCCGTTTTCGCATGATGAGGTGGTACATGGCAAAGGTTCGCTACTCGACAAAATGCCCGGCGATAGCTGGCAGAAATTTGCCAACCTGCGGTTACTACTTACTTATCAAATAACAAGTCCAGGCAAGAAGCTCAACTTCATGGGCAATGAATTCGGCCAAGGACGTGAATGGAGATCGAGCTGGGAACTTGAATGGTGGCAACTCACCCTGGAGCCGCATCGAGGCATACAAAGCATGGTGC contains:
- the glgC gene encoding glucose-1-phosphate adenylyltransferase gives rise to the protein MPLTEKLRFVSSITKSTYAMILAGGRGTRLHQLTDWRAKPAVPFGGKFRIIDFVLSNCVNSGIRRIGVATQYKSHSLIQHIQRGWSFLNGQFGEFIDVLPAQQRIEEMWYRGTADAVFQNLDIMRTTNPDYVLLLAGDHVYKMDYGKLLAFHVEKQADMTVACIEVPIKDACGFGVMGVNMESRVVNFNEKPDHPTPIPGNPDMALASMGVYVFNTRFLYEQLVRDADDKNSSHDFGKDIIPHLVSAHYRVFAQSFEDSCVNLNGEVPYWRDVGTIDAYWEANMELTKVTPALNMYDQEWPIWTYQEQLPPAKFVFDDSTRRGMAVDSLVSGGCIISGAHVRNSLLFSNVHIHSYSNVEDSVILPNVKVSRNVTLKRVVVDKNCVIPEGLTAGVNREEDARRFFVSDNGITLITPDMLGQEVHRVR
- the glgB gene encoding 1,4-alpha-glucan branching protein GlgB; the encoded protein is MRKNLRIKLDPRAELLLQGRLHDPFAYLGPHQKNERYVVRVFNPHASEIWLKTAHGDEALERVHPDGLFEWYGREEPRHPYSLRIIENESGLNNGIERLVHDCYAFAPQISDFDLHLFNEGKLHQAYRVLGSHAMQINGIPGVRFAVWAPNAERISVIGEFNRWDGRIHPMAAHGSSGVWELFIPEIEQGTLYKFEIRNHAGTLLVKTDPYANTFELRPGTAARAGSAIHHTWQDIEWTKQRNNWDWLHAPLNIYEIHAGSWKRHPDGRFYTYRELAENLVPYLKDMGYTHVELMPVSEHPLDESWGYQATGYFAATSRFGSLDDLCHFVDNCHQAGIGVLLDWVPAHFPQDAFALAYFDGTALYEHEDPRLGFHQDWGTHIFNYGRNEVKSFLLSSAHYWLSQFHFDGLRVDAVASMLYLDYSRREGEWLPNKYGGRENLEAIEFLRELNIMVHDVFPGALTLAEESTSWPGVSRPVYLGGLGFSMKWNMGWMNDTLSFMQLDPVHRRYHLNQLTFSQLYAYSENFMLPFSHDEVVHGKGSLLDKMPGDSWQKFANLRLLLTYQITSPGKKLNFMGNEFGQGREWRSSWELEWWQLTLEPHRGIQSMVRDLNHLYRDLPALYEQDFEQSGFSWINCQDTERSLLSFLRHGRNGETVVVAFNFTPVPRHRYRIGVPFNCTYREIFNSDSHYYGGGNLGNSSEIHAEPLSWMGQPYSVEIELPPLAGIMLTPVRV